One stretch of Nesterenkonia halotolerans DNA includes these proteins:
- the infA gene encoding translation initiation factor IF-1 has translation MGKKEGVIEVEGRVSEALPNAMFRVRLENEHVVLATISGKMRQHYIRILPEDRVVVEMSPYDLNRGRIVYRYK, from the coding sequence ATGGGTAAAAAAGAAGGCGTCATCGAGGTAGAGGGTCGAGTCTCTGAGGCTCTGCCGAATGCAATGTTCCGCGTGCGTCTGGAGAACGAGCACGTCGTCCTCGCCACCATTTCGGGCAAGATGCGCCAGCACTACATCCGCATCCTCCCCGAGGATCGCGTGGTCGTGGAGATGAGCCCGTATGACCTCAACCGTGGACGCATCGTCTACCGCTATAAGTGA
- the rpmJ gene encoding 50S ribosomal protein L36 translates to MKVQPSVKQICTDCKVIRRSGVIRVICKSNPRHKQRQG, encoded by the coding sequence ATGAAGGTTCAGCCGAGCGTGAAGCAGATCTGCACCGACTGCAAAGTCATCCGCCGCAGCGGCGTGATCCGCGTGATCTGCAAGTCGAACCCACGCCACAAGCAGCGCCAGGGCTGA
- the rpsM gene encoding 30S ribosomal protein S13 codes for MARLAGVDIPREKRTVIALTYIYGVGRTSAEAAVQATGIEAGTRVKDLTDEQLISLRDYIESHLTVEGDLRREVAADIRRKVEIGSYEGLRHRRGLPVRGQRTKTNARTRKGSKKTVAGKKK; via the coding sequence GTGGCACGTCTTGCAGGTGTGGACATCCCGCGCGAAAAGCGCACGGTGATCGCACTCACTTATATCTACGGCGTTGGGCGCACCAGCGCCGAAGCAGCCGTCCAGGCAACCGGTATCGAAGCTGGTACCCGCGTGAAGGATCTGACTGACGAACAGCTGATCTCTCTGCGTGACTACATCGAGAGCCATCTCACCGTTGAAGGTGACCTCCGCCGCGAGGTTGCCGCCGACATCCGCCGCAAGGTCGAGATCGGCTCCTACGAAGGTCTGCGCCATCGTCGCGGCCTTCCGGTCCGGGGTCAGCGCACCAAGACCAATGCTCGAACCCGCAAGGGCTCGAAGAAGACCGTTGCAGGTAAGAAGAAGTAG
- the rpsK gene encoding 30S ribosomal protein S11: MPPKTRAAARKPRRKASKNITQGQAHIKSTFNNTIVSITDPSGAVVSWASSGEVGFKGSRKSTPFAAQLAAEQAAKRAQEHGMKKVEVFVKGPGSGRETAIRSLQAAGLEVGSISDVTPSAHNGCRPPKRRRV, translated from the coding sequence ATGCCACCAAAGACTCGCGCAGCGGCCCGCAAGCCGCGCCGCAAAGCCAGTAAGAACATCACGCAGGGCCAGGCTCACATCAAGTCGACCTTCAACAACACGATCGTCTCTATCACCGATCCCTCGGGCGCCGTCGTGTCCTGGGCATCATCGGGTGAGGTCGGATTCAAGGGCTCCCGCAAGTCCACTCCTTTCGCCGCACAGCTTGCCGCTGAGCAGGCCGCCAAGCGCGCCCAGGAGCACGGCATGAAGAAGGTCGAAGTCTTCGTCAAGGGCCCCGGCTCCGGACGCGAGACCGCGATCCGCTCCCTTCAGGCCGCAGGTCTCGAGGTGGGCTCCATCTCGGACGTCACCCCGAGCGCGCACAACGGCTGCCGCCCGCCCAAGCGCCGTCGCGTCTGA
- a CDS encoding DNA-directed RNA polymerase subunit alpha, with product MLIAQRPTLTEEVVAENRSRFIIEPLEPGFGYTLGNSMRRTLLSSIPGAAVTSVRIDGVLHEFTTIAGTKEDVTELILNVKRLSVSSEHDEPVVAYLRKEGPGPVTAADITPPAGVEFHNPDLHLATLNEHGKLDMELTVERGRGYVSAAQNKMADAEIGRIPVDSIYSPVLKVSFKVEATRVEQRTDFDKLIVDVETKASMEPRDALASAGTTLVELFSLARELNVAAEGIEIGPSPTDAALAADMALPIEDLELTVRSYNCLKREGIHTVGELVARSEADLMDIRNFGAKSIDEVKDKLVELGLSLKDSPAGFDPTAARFQEAGDEDYVEDEQQRF from the coding sequence GTGCTCATTGCACAGCGCCCCACGCTGACCGAAGAAGTCGTCGCCGAGAACCGCTCCCGCTTCATCATCGAGCCCCTCGAGCCGGGCTTCGGCTACACCCTCGGCAACTCAATGCGTCGGACCCTGCTCTCATCCATCCCAGGTGCGGCAGTCACCAGCGTTCGTATCGACGGTGTGCTCCACGAGTTCACCACGATCGCCGGGACCAAGGAAGACGTCACCGAGCTCATCCTGAATGTGAAGCGACTCTCCGTCTCTTCCGAGCATGACGAGCCCGTGGTCGCCTACCTCCGCAAGGAGGGCCCAGGTCCGGTCACCGCCGCCGACATCACACCGCCGGCCGGAGTGGAGTTCCACAACCCGGACCTGCACCTCGCCACGCTCAACGAGCACGGCAAGCTCGACATGGAGCTCACCGTCGAGCGCGGCCGCGGCTACGTCTCGGCAGCACAGAACAAGATGGCAGATGCCGAGATCGGCCGCATCCCGGTCGACTCGATCTACTCCCCGGTCCTGAAGGTCTCCTTCAAGGTCGAGGCCACCCGCGTCGAGCAGCGCACCGACTTCGACAAGCTGATCGTCGATGTCGAGACCAAGGCATCCATGGAGCCGCGCGATGCCCTGGCATCCGCCGGCACCACTCTGGTGGAGCTGTTCTCGCTGGCACGTGAGCTCAATGTCGCAGCCGAAGGCATCGAGATCGGCCCCTCGCCGACCGACGCCGCACTGGCTGCCGACATGGCGCTGCCCATCGAGGATCTCGAACTGACCGTGCGGTCCTACAACTGCCTCAAGCGCGAGGGCATCCACACTGTGGGTGAGCTCGTGGCTCGCTCCGAGGCTGACCTGATGGACATCCGCAACTTCGGTGCCAAGTCCATCGACGAGGTCAAGGACAAGCTCGTCGAGCTTGGTCTCTCCCTCAAGGATTCCCCTGCAGGCTTCGACCCGACAGCAGCCCGTTTCCAGGAAGCTGGCGACGAGGACTACGTCGAAGACGAGCAGCAGCGGTTCTAA